A window of Benincasa hispida cultivar B227 chromosome 9, ASM972705v1, whole genome shotgun sequence genomic DNA:
TGGGCGATTATTGTTTTCTAATTCCACTGATAAATGATAAAGGTGAATTGGGCTGGCTTTGACAAATTAGAGTGGGACGACAATGCCATTCGACAGGTTCTTCTGTTGGGTTTTCGTTCTGGTTTCCAGGTTTGGGATGTTGAGGAAGCAAATAATGTCCAAGACCTTGTTTCTCGGTATGATGGTTCTGTTTCATACATGCAAGTGTTACCCAGACCAATACCATCAATGAGACCAGGAGATAAGTTTGCAGAAAGTAGGCCTTTGCTGGTACTTTCTGCTTATGGTTCCATTGCTGCTGCTTTTAATGTTCAGGATCGATTAGCCTCTTCAGGCAATGCAGCCATCCCAAAAGGCCAGGAACTAGTAGATGGCAATTTGATGCCTACATTTGTTAGGTTTTATTCCTTGAAATCTCAAACATACGTGCACGAGCTCAAATTTAGATCAGCTGTTTATTCTGTTAGATGCAGCCCCCTGGTTGTTGCCATTTCTCTGGCAACTCAGGTAAGTTTGCCTACACAAAGCAGTTGCAGTCTTATTATTTGTTTCTAAAACATTAAAAACTGTAAACTGTTTGGTTGGTAAGAATTTGAGTCCTTTGTATAACAGGTACACTGCATCAATGCTACAACTTTGGAGAAGGAACATATCATACTTACAAATCCTGTTGTTTCCGGGATTCCTGGATCAGGAGGAGGTATAGGTTATGGACCCCTCGCAGTGGGTCCCAGATGGCTGGCTTATAGTGGAAATCTGATCATGGTGTCAAATACAGGAAGAGTGATTCCACAGCATTTAAAACCTTCTGCTAGTTTTTCTCATTCAGCTTCAAATGGAAGTTTAGTTGCTCACTATGCAAAGGAGTCGAGTAAGCAACTTGCAGCAGGCATTGTTACCCTTGGTGACAAGGGTATTAAGAAGTTATCGAGGTATTACTCCGAGCTCTTACCCGAAAGTAACAACTCTCTTCAATCAGGTGGTCAGGGTTTGAAGGGTATTGGAGCTCTTAATGGCCATGCAGCAGATGCAGATAGTGTTGGAATGGTCTGTGGTGATCTTTAGTTTGTTTCTTACTTTCTTAGCCTAAaagctttttcttctttttccttttaatgtTTTATATTGTGATTATATTTTAGTTATGCAATTGAACTGATTCAGCTATGATAgttaaaaagatttaattttgCTTCTTGCCATTGTTTGACCTTGTTCTTCCCTTCTACTTTTGGTTATTAGGTTATTGTGAAAGACATTATTAGCAAAGTGGTCATCACCCAGTTTAAGGCACATAAGAGCCCGATTTCTGCCTTATGCTTTGATCCAAGTGGCACCATCCTGGTGACGGCTTCTGTTCAGGGTCATAGcataaatgttttcaaaattatgccAAGTTCCAGTTCAAATTCATCTGAATCTAGTACTTCTGCATCTTATAGCCATCTGTACAGACTCCAAAGAGGCTTTACTAATGCAGTAAGAGTGATGcaaatttatttctttgttttggACTGTCTCATCCATCGCTTATTATCATAATCATATTTCTGGATCTATTGTCAGGTCATACAAGACATCAGTTTCAGCTATGATAGCAACTGGATCATGGTTAGTTCCTCTAGAGGGACAAGCCATCTCTTTGCTATAAACCCTGCTGGGGGACAGGTGAATTTCCCATCTGCTGACATCAGTTCTATTACTAGAAATGGTGGGCCGGTGGTTCCTGCAAGACAAACTGTTCGACGAGTTGATTATGGTTTACACATGCCTAGTAAACAAAACCAATGTGCTACTGGTAGTCCACTTACACTTTCTGCTGTTACTAGAATACATCATGGAAATAATGGTTGGCGAGGCACTGTTAGTAGTGCTGCAGCTGCTGCAACTGGTAGAATGGGTACTGTTTCAGGAGCTATTGCTTCAGCTTTCCACGAGTGCAAGGGAAATGCTGTGCATGTGGACAGTGGGTCTTCTGAGGTTAGGTACCACATATTAGTTTTCTCTCCATCTGGCAGTATGATACAGTATGCATTGCGAGTGGGTTTAGATTCAACCAAAGTTTTGCCTAGATCTAGCATGGCTCTTGAATTAGTCCCCGAGCTGGATGCAAGACTAGTAGTTGAAGCTATCCAGAAATGGAATATATCTCAGAAACAAAACCGTAGGGCTCAAGATAATAGTGTTGACATATACGGTGACAATGGAGGCTTTGATTGCAATAAAAATTATTGTGAAGAAATGAATGAGAATCCTGTCCTTGAAGCTACTGGCAATGTCTTTAAGGCAAAGACTTGCAGGGAGGAACAATACCACCTGTATATTTCAGAAGCAGAACTGCAGATGCATGGTACTCATACTCCGCTGTGGACAAAATCTGAGGTATTTACTGTTTGACGTGTCTTTAAGAAGTAGGTCCCTTTCTTTTGTTTGAGGTTTACATGCCTGCATTTTGTTTCTGATGATTAGATATATTTTCAAGTGATGGCAAAAGATGGAGTCCATGTTGATGAATTCAATCATCCTGGAGAACTCGAAATTGAAAGGATCCCCACCCGTATGATTGAAGCTAGGTCAAAAGACCTAGTTCCAGTTTTTGACTATCTTCAGTCATCCAAAATTTCGCAGCCAAGGTGAGCTAAATGGTAGAATTTCTCAAGCTTCCTAATTTTAATCGACTCATAGGGAACCCAAAGATCCTGCTAACATCGTATATTATATACGATTGGAATGCTGACACAAGGTATTTTTGGTTCACATCAATTTTTCTCTGAAATATAGGTATTTAAATAGCAATAGTGACCAGCTGTTGCTGCACCAGAAATCAGGCCAATTTGAAAATGGAAGGCAATCATGGAGGAGTGACGCGAGTCCCCATGGCTCTGTTGTTGGCAAACCTGAAGTAACTGATAGGCATGGTTACAAGATGGTGACAGAAACCAAGGGCATTGTAAATGAGTATGAATGCCCAAGGTCACAAACCCATCTCAATAATGTAAATAATTGTACAGAGAGCTTAAGCATGGAGTCTCAACCCAAATCTGTAAATAATCATCATAAAAGTGGCCTCAGGTTGGAGAATCATTTTGAAGACCTAGGTGATGAGTTTGAATAGGGTGGAGAATCATTTTGAAGACCTAGGTCAACTCTCATCTCTCTAGTTAATACTCGATCTTGTTGATGAAGTGTTAGCCCATAACaatggtgttttttttttagtcatCACTCTGGTTTTctgtttattcttttatttctccTGGAAGCTTTATTTATGGGTGTATATGGGAAATGTAGAGAAGAGTTAAGATGGAGAAATGTGGATACAGTGTTTTAATGGGCTTTCATTTAATGGTCCCTTTGTAAATAACACAGTTATATGATCCCCACTCCAACTAGCAGTTTTATAATGTAAATAATAGAACTGCCATTATAACTGActggatattaaattatgaatcatttgaatgtgattcactGTGTACACAGTGAACATGAGCATTTATGTTATTTGCTGGTCTATTTCAGAGCTGTCTCAATTTATCTATGATCTCTCTTTTCTGTTCTGATGATGGGAATTTTTGGTTGAAAATCTTATGGTGTTtcaattaaaggaccgccctacTAGGACCATTTGAACCAGTGTAGCTTAATGGTAAATAAAATTGAGTTCAATTCATGGTGGTCTCACCTACTTAGGATTTAGTAAATGACCATGTATTCAATAAAGGACTTTAAAGGAATGGGTTCAATCCATGGTGACCAGTCTagaatctgtctcttatacacatctagatgtgtataagagacaggtattcAATAAAGGACTTTAAAGGAATGGGTTCAATCCATGGTAATTGAGTTCAATTCATGGTGGTCTCACCTACTTAGGATTTAGTAAATGACCATGTATTCAATAAAGGACTTTAAAGGAATGGGTTCAATCCATGGTGACCAGTCTAGAATTTAATATCCTGTACTTTGGAACTCGAATGTTATTAGATTAAACTAGTTGTTTGTGAGGTTAATCGAGGTATGCACATGTTGGCTTATACACATAGATGGCTTAATAGGAGTCACTAGAAACCCACCGACGAAAATGGAAGAGTTATGGAAATTTTCTTGTTGTTGGCCTACTTTAACCTTTCAACTATTAGTTTTGTCATAAATTTAGCTTGTCTTACACTTTTGAAAAGGGTGGATGATAGAGTTTTTTTCTGATATTATtgatattgattaattatttaagtagtAAGGTTTACAGGGATTTCAAGGAGCATTCCAGAGGTCCTATGTCTCCACATTCTCTATTCACAGGACCATTGGCGAAAAGGTGTACCCCTTACACAAGCATCCAACACAAACCACCAACAAAATACCCAAAACAATCTTCCCCATTCTTCCTCCCTCCCTAGAATACGTTTTAGTCACTGAGGACCTATCAGAGGTTTCTTTCGTCAAATTGTTCCATGAATAAAGTCGATTCGTTATGGATTTTCATTTACGGGGTCGTAGGTTTCAAGTGGCTTTTCCTTTCAAATGAGTATCACTACTACTTCCTACTGTAAAACCGATACACAAAACTAAACTAACTCCCCTAACGTTGATCAAGTACCTCTTGCTTTGTTTGGTAGTAACACTAATTAGGAGCATTATCCCTAAGTTCTTACTAACCTTCAGAGTATACCATGTTGTTAGCTCAAATCTCTCTTATGCCCACTTGACTTGACCTGCATTCTTTTTTAAGGGTATGTATGTTGCTGGCTTCATCTTAGTTCTATTGTCTATATCTCATTCCTTCAAAGTGTTTGACCGAGGCCTACTACTTTGTCAAACCAAAATAACTTCAACTGTCAGGGAAATTGATAAGGAAATGTCTTTGAACCCACCTTATCATGAATAGAGTTGCCTACTTGATCAGCAGGTAGGAAATTCTCACAAGATGACTCCTAGGACTTTGGCCTCCTGGTAttgaaaatttggctaaaaaaagaacaaacaaacaaaaacaagaataaaagaACTTGTTAATGCTGGAATCTTGTAAGTACTTTTTGGCTAAATCACAAACTTAGTCGAAAAATGGTtagaaataattttctttaagtttTTTAACCTTTCACACTTAGTactctttttgaaaatttgttaaaatagtttttctcaaaCCTTTTCTGTTGAGGTCGACATcgagatttgaataaaaaaaacaactctttCATCTTATATCCAACTATCGATTCTTTTGGGATTTCTCGGTACAATTTTGTCTAAGATGAGATTAGGCTTTCTTGGTGAAATTTTGCTCAGGATGAACATCAAAATccacatattttttttcaaatattgtacaatcttttcaaatcttataccaactcttttctattttcaaattttctcatataATCTTTTCTAAATCTTATAATAAAATCTTACATAATTCAAATCTTACATCCAATTTATGGttccttgaattttcaaattgatttaccTATTATCTAAATGGATTTATcaattatcttttcaaatttctccaaatgctaTAGTATTTGGTAGTGtgatttttagattttgaaaagataaaaaaaaattaagttatattTGGGAAAATTATATTAATCACGATTCTCATATTCCTGAGATTCCATTGAGAAAGCCCAAAAAAATTTATAGTTTGAATATAATTTGAAAAAGTTAACTTTTTATATAAATCTCGGTCGTTAATCTCGATCAAGAAGCatcgagaaaaactattttcatgaatttttaaaaagtgtgTTAGTTGTGAAACgccaaactaaaaaaaaggtCATTTGACAAATTTTCAGTCTTTTAAAGTCGTGATTTTGCTCTTCaaactttgaaatttttttattagactACAATATTAAGTTTGTATCTATTTAGTTACCTGTAATTCATAAATATCAGATAAATCTTAGAACTTTAATGTCACAATTTtgtctattattattatttaaaaaataaaataaaagaaccaGTTGCAAAAATATTTCTCTTGCAA
This region includes:
- the LOC120085734 gene encoding autophagy-related protein 18f — translated: MIKVDVGELVILVFWVSSILLTLFLGMRNDGALKQQGTVARSGRAHEFLSSSFRAFSSYMKIVSAGASTVARSAASVASSLVDKDDEANGFQVNWAGFDKLEWDDNAIRQVLLLGFRSGFQVWDVEEANNVQDLVSRYDGSVSYMQVLPRPIPSMRPGDKFAESRPLLVLSAYGSIAAAFNVQDRLASSGNAAIPKGQELVDGNLMPTFVRFYSLKSQTYVHELKFRSAVYSVRCSPLVVAISLATQVHCINATTLEKEHIILTNPVVSGIPGSGGGIGYGPLAVGPRWLAYSGNLIMVSNTGRVIPQHLKPSASFSHSASNGSLVAHYAKESSKQLAAGIVTLGDKGIKKLSRYYSELLPESNNSLQSGGQGLKGIGALNGHAADADSVGMVIVKDIISKVVITQFKAHKSPISALCFDPSGTILVTASVQGHSINVFKIMPSSSSNSSESSTSASYSHLYRLQRGFTNAVIQDISFSYDSNWIMVSSSRGTSHLFAINPAGGQVNFPSADISSITRNGGPVVPARQTVRRVDYGLHMPSKQNQCATGSPLTLSAVTRIHHGNNGWRGTVSSAAAAATGRMGTVSGAIASAFHECKGNAVHVDSGSSEVRYHILVFSPSGSMIQYALRVGLDSTKVLPRSSMALELVPELDARLVVEAIQKWNISQKQNRRAQDNSVDIYGDNGGFDCNKNYCEEMNENPVLEATGNVFKAKTCREEQYHLYISEAELQMHGTHTPLWTKSEIYFQVMAKDGVHVDEFNHPGELEIERIPTRMIEARSKDLVPVFDYLQSSKISQPRYLNSNSDQLLLHQKSGQFENGRQSWRSDASPHGSVVGKPEVTDRHGYKMVTETKGIVNEYECPRSQTHLNNVNNCTESLSMESQPKSVNNHHKSGLRLENHFEDLGDEFE